Sequence from the Egicoccus sp. AB-alg6-2 genome:
CCCCCACGCCCGGATCGTCGAGGTGGACCGCTCCGACGCACAGGGGATGACCGGCGTCGCGGGGGTGTTCACCGCCGACGACCTCGACCTGCCGCCGATTCCCGGTGCGACCGGCCGTGGTCCCGAGGTCGCGATGCCCCGGGAGATCCTGGCGCGCGAGCGGGTGCGCTATGTCGGCGAACCGATCGCGCTGGTGGTCGCCGAGGACCGCTACACCGCGGCCGACGCCGCCGAGATGTGGGTCGAGCTCGACGAACTGCCGGTCGTTGCCGACCCGGTCGCCGCGCTCGAGGACGCCTCCGTGCTGCATCCCGGGCACGGCTCGAATCTCGTCTCGTCCTCGGTGGTCGGGGTCGAGGACCCGGCCGACGGTCCCGCCGGTCCGGTCAGCGTCACCGTCCGCGTCGACAACCAGCGGCTGGCGCCCGCGCCGATCGAGCCGCTGGGCATCCTGTGCGAACCCGGCGAGGACGGCCGGCTGACCGTGTGGTGCGGGCACCAGGCGCCGCACCGCCTCCAACGGCAGCTCGCCGGGCTGCTCGGCCTCGATGCGGCCCGCATCCGGGTCGTCGTGCCCGACGTCGGCGGCGCGTTCGGCATGAAGGGGATGCTGTTCCCCGAGTACGTGGCCGTCGCGGCCGCCGCACTCCGGCTCGACCGGCCGGTGCGCTGGGTCGAGAACCGCACCGAGCACTTCCTCGGCGGCACCCACGGACGCGGCCTGCACCACACGGTCACGCTGTCCGGCGACCCCGACGGTCGGGTGCGCCGCGCCCGCGTCGAGATCGTCGCCGACCTCGGCGCCTACCCGCACAACGGGTCCCAGGTGCCGTTGTTCGCGCGGTTCGTCGCCGGCGGCCTCTACGACCTTCCCGACCTGTCGGTGACGACCCGGATGGTGGTCACCAACCGGGCGCCGACTGGTTCGTACCGGGGGGCCGGCCGGCCGGAGGCCGCCTACGCCATCGAACGCGCGATGGAGGCCTACGCCCGTGCCTGCGGCCTCGACCCCGCCGAGGTCCGTCGCCGCAACCTCGTCGCGCCCGACCGCATGCCCTACCGGGCGGCCACCGGGGCGCTGTACGACAGCGGGGACTATCCGGCCGCGCTCGACCTCGCCCTGCGCCTGGCCGACTACGACGCCGTGCGCGCCGAGCAGGCACAGCGGCGGGCCCGTGGCGACCACGGACTTGGCATCGGGATCGGCGCCTTCGTCGAGCGGGCCGGCGGCGCCATCGGCTCGGACGAGTACGCGCGGGTCGAACTCGCCGACGACGGCCACGTCGTGGTGCGCACCGGCACCTGCGCCACCGGCCAGGGACACCGCACCGTCTGGTCCCAGCTGACCTCCGCGGTGCTCGGCGTGGCCGCCGACACCGTCGAGGTCGTCGCCGGCGACACGGACGCGGTCGCGGACGGCATCGGCTCCTTCGCGAGCCGCTCGGCCCAGGTCGGCGGCTCGGCGATCCACCTCGCGGCCGGCCGCCTGCGCGACCGGTTGCGCGACCTCGCCGCCGAACACCTCGAGGTGGACCCCGCGGACCTGCAGTTCCGCGACGGCGAGGTCGCCGTGACCGGTGCGCCGCAGGTCGCCGTCACGCTGGCCGACCTCGGCCGGCTCGCCGCCGAGCACGGCGTCGCCGTGCACGAGGAGGAGCGGTTCGACCCGCAGGCGCAGACCTTCCCGTACGGCGTCCACGTCGCGGTCGTCGAGGTGGACGGCGCCACCGGCAGGGTCGAGATCCGCAAGCTGGTCGCCGTCGACGACTGCGGCAACGTGCTGCACCCCGAGATCGTCGAGGGGCAGGTCGTCGGCTCGCTGATGCAGGGCATCGCCCAGGCGCTGTACGAGGGACTGCAGTACGAGGACGGCCAACTGCGGACCACCACGTTCGCCGAGTACCACGTACCGACCGCCATGGAGGCGCCACCGATCGTCAGCGACCGGCTCGTCAGCCCCGCGCCGTCGAACCCGCTCGGGGTCAAGGGCTCCGGCGAGTCGGGGTGCATCGGCGCGCCACCCGCGATCGTCAACGCGGTCCTCGACGCGCTCGAGCCGCTGGGGGTCGACGACCTCCAGATGCCGTTGACGGCCCGGACGGTCTGGAGCGCCATCCAGCGCGCCCGTCGGTCGTGACGGGCAGCGGCCGCATCGACCCCGACCCGCGCGCGCCGGCCGCGTCCGACAGGGTGCGTCCCGTCGTGCCCGGCCTCGTCCTGGCCGCCGTGGTCACCGCGGCGGCGTTCGCGGTCGCGGCGGCCTTCGCACGAGCCGACGGCCCCCGCCTCAGCCCCGTCTTCATCGCCGTGCTCGTCGGACTCCTGCTGTCGCTGTCCGTGCCCGAGCTCACCGGCGGACGCGCCGTCCCGGGATTCCGCCTGGCCACTCGCGGGCTGCTGCGCCTGGCCATCGTGCTGCTCGGGCTGCGCTTCAGCCTCGGCGTGGTGCTGGAGGTCGGGGCACGCGGCCTGCTGGTGGTGCTGGCCGTCGTGGCCACCGGGCTCACCTTCGGCGTCGTGGTCGGCCGCCGGCTCGGCGCGTCGCCGCGTCTGGCCTGGCTCGTCGGAATCGGCACGGCCATCTGCGGCACCAGCGCCATCGCCGCCGCGGCACCCATCGTGGGAGCCGAGGAGGACGAGGTCTCGGTCGCCTCGGTCATCATCACCGTGTTCGGCACCGCGGCGATGGTGGTGCTGCCCGTCGTGGGGCACCGGCTGGGCATGGACGCCGACACCTTCGGGGTCCTGGCCGGCGCCGGCGTCCACGACGCCGCGCAGGCCATCGCCGCGGGATTCAGCTTCGGCCCGGAGGCCGGCGGCACCGCCACGATCGTCAAGCTGGCACGCACGAGCCTGCTGGTGCCGGTGCTGCTGGTGCTCAGCGTGGTCCACGGTCGGCGCCGGGGCGCCGTGACGGCCGACGGCGGGCGCGTCCGGATCCGGGTGCCGTGGTACCTCGTCGGGTTCGTCGCCGCCGCGGCGGTACGCACCCTGGGGGACCGGGTGCTCGGTGACGCCGGCGGGTGGGTGGCGCTGTTGGACGCGGTCGCCACCTCGACCACCGCGCTGCTGGTGTTGGCCATGGCCGCCTTCGGGCTGCAGACGCGGCTGTCCGCGCTGCGCGAGGTCGGCCCCCGCGCCGTCGCGGCCGGGCTGACGACCGCCGTCGCCTGCGCCGTCGTCGCCACCCTCGGCGCCCTCACCCTGACCTGACCTGCCCCGCCTGACCGCGCCCCGCCGCCCCGCCTCGCCGCGCCATGTCGCGCGAGCAGCTCCGTGTCGCGTATCCGCCGCACGCCTGCGGGATCGGCGCGACAAGGAGCCGGTCCCGCGACATGACGAGGGGCCCCCGCGGGGGCCCCTCCCGAGCGTCCCGGTGGGCGGGTCAGCCGGCCTTGACGATGCTCTGGTCCAGCGTGGCGAACTTGGCGAGGTACTCCGCGCGCTCGGTCTCGAGCTTGTCGACCAGGGCGCGGTACTCGTCCATGCGGCCCTGACGCTCGTAGAGCTTGCGCGGCTGCAGCAGTTCCTCGTCGTCGATGCCCGGCAGCGTCGAGGCGACGAGGTAGCCGAAGTCGGGGTCCTCCTCCCACTCGATCGTGCCGTCGACGATCGCCTCCTGCACGGCCGCCGAGTGGGGGATGCGGACCTTCTTCGAACGGTCGTCGTCGTCCCCGCCGCCGATCCGGCCGGTGTTGAACAGGTAGACCTCGAGGTCGCAGGTCTCGAGCAGTTCGAGGAACCGGTTGCCCATCGAGGACTCCTCCTCGAACCAGAACGGGTTGGTGCCGGGCACGCGCAGGTTCTTGCCGGCCTCGTGGGCGCCTCCGGCCGAGGTGCCCTTCGTCTCGCCGAGCATGAAGTAGTAGGCCGCCTGCTCCGGGTGCAGCTTGGCGACCGCGGGGATCAGGTTCTCGTTGCGGTTGAGGATGAACAGGTAGTGCGCCTTCGGCAGGTCCTTGGGGTCGCGGTGGCGGATGTTCGCCATCGGGAACGTCACCCGGCCGTTGGCGGTGTAGCTGTCGTCGAAGAAGTCGACCTTGCCGGTCTCGGGATCGACGGCGACGGACTCGAGCCAGGCGTCGGGCCGCGTCGCGCCGCCGTAGATGGTCGGCTCGTCGTCGGGGTCGAGCCCGAAGGACTTCGCGAAGCAGCCGTTCTCGGTGGTGTAGACGGTGCCGCCCGGCATCAACGCGATGAAGTCGTCCTGCACGGGCAGCGAGCCCTTGACGTTGCGGAACGTGGTGGTCGTCTTGCCGGTACCGGAGAGACCGATGATCAGCGCGAGCCGCTCGTTGCCGTCGGGGGTCGACTCGGCCGGGAACGTCTTCGCCCCCGAGTGCATCGCCAGCCCGCCACGGTCGTAGACCAGCTTGTTCCACATCCGCAGCGAGCCCATCTTGGACTCACCGAAGTAGTCCGAGCCGAACACCCGGGTGACGTAGTTGTCGAGGTCGACGAGGATCAGGCACTCCTCGTGGTGTTCGGGCACGCGGAAGCCGGGGGTGTAGATGACGGTGAACTCCGGCGTCCAGTCGTCGTCGCGGTCGAAGTACAGCTGCTGCTGCATCGCCGGGACGTTGCTGTTGGCCTTCTCCATGAACAGGCGCGTCCCGGTGCGGAACGCCGGGTCGGGGCCGACGTAGCCCTCGATCAGCACCATGTCCTGCTCGGCGATGTAGGCGTCCTGCTTCTCGGCCCACTGCTGCGCCTCGGCACGGGGCATGACCTGCTTGCCCGTCGGTTCGTCGGACACGAAGAACGTCGAAGGCGTCAACCGGGCCAGGATCCGCGCCTGGTAGTTGAGGTTCCCGAACTCCGTTTCGGTCACGCGCGGCATGTACTCGAGCACCCATTCCCGGAGCTCGGCCTGCGTGGGGTTGGCTACGACGGACTTGGCTTGCGGCAACGCGAACGTCACGCTCGATCCTCCGGGGAAGGTGCCCGGCCCTCCACCGGGCGGCGACCCTCGTGGACAACGGTAGCCGGCCGGGACGACGGCGGACGAATTGGCGCGTTTGCGGAATTTTGCGGTTGCAATCGTTGGCAGCACCAAATATCGCGCGCGGACGGGACGATCGGGCGGGTGCGGTCGGCCGCTGCGTCGAGGGCTAGCCTCTGCCGTGGCCGCCGGGTCGTCACCGCGGTCGGCGCTTCGAGGGAGAGTGCACACGCATGGACGAGTGGGACCAGGCGGTGTCTTTGCGCGGGATCGGCGTCCGCGTCGACGGTGCGACGCTGCTGGCCGACGTCGACCTCGAGGTTGCCCGCGGCGAGCACCTCGCCGTCCTCGGCCCCAACGGTTCCGGCAAGACCACGCTGTTGCGCGTCCTGTCCACCCACCGCTTTCCCACGGTCGGCGAGGCGAGCGTCCTCGGCGCCCGGTTCGGACGGACCGACCTGCGGGCGCTGCGCGCCAGGATCGGCTTCGTCAGCACGGCCCTCGACGAGCTGTTGCACGTGCGCGCACCGGCGCTTCCGCTGGTGGCCGCCGCGGTGACCGGCGGCCTGTGGCCGCCCCCGACGGTGCTCGACGACCCCGTCGTCGCCGACGCCGCGCAGCGGGCGCTGACGCGGGTGGGCGCCGGGCACCTCGCGCAGCGGCGGGTCGACACGCTCTCGCAGGGGGAGCGGCAACGGGTCCGGATCGCACGTGCCCTGGCGGCCGACCCGGACCTGCTGCTGCTCGACGAGCCGTTCGCCGGCCTCGACCTCGGCGGTCGCGAGTCGTTGCTGCGCGACCTCGACGCGGTGCTGGCCGAACCGGGCGGGCCCACCACCGTCCTGGTCACCCACCACCTCGAGGAGTTGCCCCGAGGCGTCCGCTCCGCCCTGTTGCTTCGCGAGGGGAGACCGGTGGCTTCGGGCGCCGTGGACGAGGTGCTGCGTGACGGCCCCGTGTCGCGGTGCTTCGGGCTCGCGGTGGCGGTCGGCGCGACCCAGGGGAGGTTCACGGCCCGCGCGGTGGCCGCCGACACGAACCTGGCGCGTTCGACAGACAGGTGAGGTTCACCTAATCTGGCGTGGTCGCCCGGTTCGCCGGAACTGCCTCATCGCCGGAGCACCCGCCGTGTACGTGTGCCACTGCAACGTCGTGAGCGACCGCACCATCCGTGCCGCGATCGCCGACGGTGCCGCCGACGTCGACGCCGTCGGCGCGCGCTGCGGTGCCGGCGACGCCTGTGGGGGATGCGTGCCCACCATCGAGGCATTGCTCGCCGAGGCCGCAGCCGCGATCCGGACCCCCGAGCTGGTCGGCCTGCGCCAGGCCGCGCGTCGGCGTCTGGCCGGCCACACCTCCTTCAGCCCGGGGCCGGCACTGGCCCGGCCGGCGGCCGGCTGACCTAGGGTCGCGTCCCACCTCCGGGTCGCGTACGGCGGCTCGTCCGACTCTGCACGAGGACACACCATGGCACGTGGCGACGAGCGGATCATCGAACTGCTCAACGACATCCTCACGTTCGAGCTGACGCTCATCAACCAGTACTGGCTCAACTACCGCATGCTCGACAGCTGGGGCCTGTACGGGCTCGGCGCGGTGTTCAAGAAGTACTCCCTCGAAGAGATGGAGGACGCCGACCGCTACATCGACCGGATCCTGTTCCTCCAGGGGCACCCCAACCTGCAGCGCATGAACACGGTGCAGGTCGGCGAAACCGCGCAGGAGATGCTGCAGCTCGCCATGGCCCGCGAGGCCGAAGCCGTCGACAAGCTCAACGCGGGCATCGCGCTGTGCCTCGAGGTCGGCGACAACGGCACGCGCGAGCTGCTCGCCGAGGCCGTGCGCGAGGAGGAGGAGCACCTCGACTTCTACGAGACCCAGCTCGACGCCATCGAGCTGGTCGGGCTGCAGAACTGGCTGGCGCAGTTCACCCTCGGTGCGGAGTAGGCGCCCCGGCCACCGTGCCCGACCGCGGTGGTGAGGGCGCCAGCCGTTAGCCTTTCGTCGGGAGCCCGTTCGCCGTCGTCCCCGCTGCGCTGGAGGAACCACCGATGCCCGAAGCCGTGATCGCCGCCGCCGCCCGAACCCCCATCGGTCGCGCCTTCAAGGGCTCGATGACCGAGCTGCGACCCGACGACCTCACCGCCACCATCATCCAGGCGGCGATGGACCAGGTGCCGTCGCTGTCCCCGTCCGACGTGGTGGACCTGCACCTCGGCTGTGGCCTGCCCGGTGGTGAACAGGGCTTCAACATGGCCCGCGTCGTCACCACCCTGCTGGGCTGGGAGGTGCCCGGGACCACGGTCACGCGCTACTGCTCCTCGTCGCTGCAGACCACCCGGATGGCGTTCCACGCCATCAAGGCCGGCGAGGGCGACGTGTTCGTCTCGGCCGGCGTCGAGATGGTCTCGCGCTTCGTCAAGGGCAACTCCGACTCGCTGCCCGACACCAACAACCCCCGTTTCGCCGACGCGCAGGCCCGCACGCAGCGCACCGCCGAAGCGGGCGCGGACCGCTGGGAGCCGGCCGACGGGCTGCCCGACATCTACATCCCGATGGGCCAGACCGCGGAGAACGTCGCCGCCCTCCGGGGCGTGTCCCGCGAGGACCAGGACGACTTCGCGTACGCGTCCCAGACCCGCTACGCCAAGGCGGACGCCGAGGGATTCTGGGAGCGCGAGATCACCCCGATCCAGCTGCCGAACGGCCAGACCCTGGCGAAGGACGACTCGCCGCGGCCGGGCACCGAGCGTGAGAAGCTGGCGGAGCTGCAGCCGGTGTTCCGGCCGAACGGCACCGTCACGGCCGGCAACGCCTGTCCGCTCAACGACGGCGCCGCCGCTCTGGTGATCATGAGCGACACCAAGGCGGCCCAGCTTGGCATCCAGCCGCTCGCGCGGATCGTGTCGACCGGGGTGTCGGCGCTCGACCCCGAGATCATGGGGCTCGGTCCGGTCGGTGCGATCCGCCAGGCACTCGACCACGCCGGCATGACGATCGACGACATGGACATCGTCGAGATCAACGAGGCGTTCGCCGCCCAGGTCATCCCGTCGGCCCGCGAGCTCGGGATCGACTTCGACAAGCTCAACCCGCACGGCGGCGCCATCGCCGTCGGCCATCCGTTCGGGATGACCGGTGCCCGCATCACCGGCACCCTGCTCAACGGCCTGCGTCACCGCGACGCCACCTTCGGCCTGGAGTCGATGTGCGTCGGTGGCGGCCAGGGCATGGCGATGGTGGTCGAGCGGCTGGCATGACCGAGCGGCTGGAGCTGCAGCGCTGGGACGGTCCGGCCGGCGACGACGCCTTCGCCGGGCTGCGCGCCGACGTCGCGGCGTACGGGCACCTCGATCCGCTCGAGACGCTGCGTGGACTGAGCGAGGCGAGCGGGCTGCCCGTGGGCGCCCTCGCGCACTACGTCCTGGCGCGCTGGGCGAGCGGGGGGAGCGAGGCGCTGCTCGAACTCGGGGTCTCGGGTGTCGACCACCTTGCCCGCCTGGTCGCCGAGGCGGAACGGGCGGGGACCGACGCCGCGAGGCTGGCGGCCTACGCCGCGATGCGTGACGTCGTCGCCTGGCTCCGCGCCGGCATCGACGCCGACCCGGACACGCCGACGGACGACTAGCGGATCAGGCCCAACCGGAACGCGCGCGCGACCGCCCCGGTGCGATCGGGCACGTCGAGCTTGACCAGCAGGTTCTGCACGTGGGTCTTGACCGTGCGCGCCGACAGGCCGAGCCGCAGCCCCACCTGCTGGTTGGTCAGGCCCTCGGCGAGCAGCTGCAGCACCTCGAGCTCGCGGGGCGTCAGGGCCGACGCACCGGACTCGCGCGGTTCCTGCCGCCACGAGCCGGCCAGCTGCATCGCGATCGAGGGGGAGATGATTCGTTCGCCGGCAGCGGTCCGCGCGACGGCGTCACGCAGCTCGTCCGCGCTGGCGCTGGTGAGCAGGAAGCTGTCGACGCCGGCGATCACGGCCTCGCGCAGGTCGATGACGGTGGCGCCGTCGGCGACGACCAGCACGCGCAGGTGTTCGTGCAGGGCCTTCGCGGTCGCGACGACGCGGAAGGTCTCGGGGTCGTCGTCGCGCAGGCCCGCCACCAGGATCGTCGGACGCAGCAGTTGCAGGTGCTCGACGACGGCGTCGACGCCGCACTCCCCGGCCACCTCCTGTTCGGCGAGCAGGGTCCGTAGGCCGGCGCGGAACACCGGACGCGCATCACAGACCAGGATCGTCGTGGAGGTCTCGTACTGCGGCGCCGTCAGCAGCAGGTCGCCCGCCGCCGACTCGGCCGCCGGCTCGATCGGGGGCATGACCGCATCAGGGTCGCCGAGGATGGGACCGCTTCGATGCACGGGGGAGCCTTTGGGAACCGACAGCGAGCTATCAAACCGGTCCGCGCCGTTTCCGGCGTGCGGGCCGTGGGTGATCTTCTCGCCGCCGTATGGTCCCCTCGCACTAGCCCCGACGCGAGCGCAGGTCTACGGGGTCCGGATCTCGCGCACCTCGACATCGAGCGTCACGCCGGTCGGGGTCGTGAAGCTGACCTTGTCGCCCTGTTTGGCGCCCACCACCGCCGTCCCCATCGGCGAGTCCGCCGAGAGGATCTCGAGCTCGTCGTGGTGGTCCTCGCGCGAGCCGACCAGGTAGACCTCTTCGTCACCGTCGACGTCGAGCACCACGACCAGCCCGGGACGCACCTCGTCGGTGTCCTTCGGCTGACCGATCTTGGCGTCGCGCAGCAGCGCCTCGAGCTGCCGGATGCGCGCCTCCATCTTGCCCTGCTCCTCCTTGGCGGAGTGGTACTCGGCGTTCTCCTTGAGATCGCCGTGGCCACGCGCGACCTCGATCTCCGCGGAGATCTGGGGACGACCCTCGGTCTTGAGCGTCTCGAGCTCGTCCTTGAGACGGTCGAACGCCTCCTGGCTCAGCCACGTCTCGGCCACGGGGAACACACCTCATCCACGTCGATGACAACAAAGGACGTCGTGGGGTGGCGGATGCTGCTCCCGGCCCCGCCACGACGAACGCCCGGACCGCGGGGCCCGGGCGTGATCAGCTCGGAGCCTACCACGCCGCGGGCCCGGCACGCCAACCCGGGGGCCGGCGCACCACGGAGTAGAGTCGAGCGTCATGGGTGTTGCTGACGTCGTCTACCGGGTCTACGAGCGACGGCTCGCCGAGGAACTCTCGGGCGGGCCGCTGCCGCAGCATGTCGGCGTGATCCTCGACGGCAACCGCCGCTTCGCCCGCGAACGCGGCCTCGACGACCCCAGCCGCGGGCATGCCCTGGGGGCCGCACGGATCGACCCGTTCCTGCGCTGGTGCAGCGAACTCGGGATCCCGTACGTGACGCTGTGGCTGCTCTCCACGGAGAACCTCGCCCGCGACGACGCCGAGGTCAGCCAGCTGCTGACCATCATCGAGGAGACCGTCCGGCGGCTCGCCAGCAACGGTCGCGGGCTACGACTGACCGCCGTCGGTGCGCTCGACCTGCTGCCCGAGGACACCCGGCGCGCCCTCGCCGACGTCGAGGCGGCCACCGCCGACAACGACGCGCTGCGGGTCCAGGTCGCGGTCGGCTACGGCGGGCGCCAGGAGATCACCGACGCGCTGCGCAAGCTGTTGCTCGCCGGCGCCGAGGCTGGCCGCTCCCTCGAGGACGTCGCCCGCGAACTGTGTCCCGAGGACATCGGCGACCACCTCTACACCACGGGGCTGCCCGACCCCGACCTGATCATCCGCACCTCCGGCGAGGTCCGCCTGTCCGGCTTCCTGCTGTGGCAGTCGGCCCACAGCGAGTACTACTTCTGCGACGCCTACTGGCCCGACTTCCGCCGCATCGACTTCCTCCGCGCCCTCCGCGACTACCAGCGTCGATCCCGCCGCTACGGTCGCTGAGCGACCTCACGGCGGGCGCCCCGAGCACGAGGCGACGCCGATCCCGCCGCTACGGCCGCTGAGCGGCGCGGGTGACCAGCCAGACCAGCGAGCCGACCGCGAGCAGGGCGGCGCCGCCGATGACGGCGACCGGTGGCAGGCTGCCCGCCAGCAGGACACACAGCGCCAGGCCCAGCCGCGCCAGCCACCGCGGCCAGCGCCGCTCGGCGCCCGTGAGCGTCGCCGCCGAGGCGTTGGTCAGGGCGTAGTAGGTCAGGACCGCGAAGGAACTGAACCCGATCGCGCCGCGCAGGTCGGCCACCAGCACGATGGCGCACACCGTCGCGGCCGCCGTGAACTCGGCGTGGTGCGGTGTCCGTCGCCGCGGGTGGACGGCATCGAGGAAGCGCGGCAGTTCGCGACGCCGCGCCATCGACAGCGTGGTCCGGCTGACCCCGGCCAGCAACGACAACAGGACCCCGGCAGCGGCGATCGCGGCCCCCACCCGGACGGCCGGCGCGGCGGCCGCGAACCGTCCGGATTCCACGGCCGCCACCAGCGGCGCGGGCGCCTCGGCCAGCGCCTGTGGACCTGCCGTCAGCAACGCGGCGCCCAGCACGACCGCGTAGACGGCCACGACGATCCCCAGCGCCAGCGGGATGGCGCGCGGAATGGTCACCGCCGGATCCTCGACCTCCTCGCCGAGCGTCGCCAGCCGCGCGTAGCCGGCGAACGCGAAGAACAGCAGGCCGCCCGCCTGCAGCACGCCGTACGGTCCGGCGGGCAGGGCGGCGTCGAGGTTGCCGGCCGCCGGCCCGCCGCCGCCGAGCATGGCCGCCACGGCGACGGTCAACGCGGCGAGGACCAGTGCGACGATGACCCGGCTGAGGCGTGCCGTCTTCTCGACGCCGAGGTAGTTCACGCCGGCCATGACCACGACCGCGGCGATGCCGATCGGGCGTGCGTATGCGGGGGCGACGTAGGCGCCGAAGGTCAGGGCCATCGCGGCCAGGCTCGCCGTCTTGCCGACGACGAAGGACCAGCCCGCGAGAAAGCCCCAGTAGGACCCGAGTCGTTCGCGCGCATAGACGTAGGTGCCGCCCGCCTCGGGGTGCAGC
This genomic interval carries:
- a CDS encoding xanthine dehydrogenase family protein molybdopterin-binding subunit, which translates into the protein MATAPGTAPHRLEDDRLVHGRGRFVPDLRPPGLLHAAFVRSYLPHARIVEVDRSDAQGMTGVAGVFTADDLDLPPIPGATGRGPEVAMPREILARERVRYVGEPIALVVAEDRYTAADAAEMWVELDELPVVADPVAALEDASVLHPGHGSNLVSSSVVGVEDPADGPAGPVSVTVRVDNQRLAPAPIEPLGILCEPGEDGRLTVWCGHQAPHRLQRQLAGLLGLDAARIRVVVPDVGGAFGMKGMLFPEYVAVAAAALRLDRPVRWVENRTEHFLGGTHGRGLHHTVTLSGDPDGRVRRARVEIVADLGAYPHNGSQVPLFARFVAGGLYDLPDLSVTTRMVVTNRAPTGSYRGAGRPEAAYAIERAMEAYARACGLDPAEVRRRNLVAPDRMPYRAATGALYDSGDYPAALDLALRLADYDAVRAEQAQRRARGDHGLGIGIGAFVERAGGAIGSDEYARVELADDGHVVVRTGTCATGQGHRTVWSQLTSAVLGVAADTVEVVAGDTDAVADGIGSFASRSAQVGGSAIHLAAGRLRDRLRDLAAEHLEVDPADLQFRDGEVAVTGAPQVAVTLADLGRLAAEHGVAVHEEERFDPQAQTFPYGVHVAVVEVDGATGRVEIRKLVAVDDCGNVLHPEIVEGQVVGSLMQGIAQALYEGLQYEDGQLRTTTFAEYHVPTAMEAPPIVSDRLVSPAPSNPLGVKGSGESGCIGAPPAIVNAVLDALEPLGVDDLQMPLTARTVWSAIQRARRS
- a CDS encoding YeiH family protein, whose translation is MPGLVLAAVVTAAAFAVAAAFARADGPRLSPVFIAVLVGLLLSLSVPELTGGRAVPGFRLATRGLLRLAIVLLGLRFSLGVVLEVGARGLLVVLAVVATGLTFGVVVGRRLGASPRLAWLVGIGTAICGTSAIAAAAPIVGAEEDEVSVASVIITVFGTAAMVVLPVVGHRLGMDADTFGVLAGAGVHDAAQAIAAGFSFGPEAGGTATIVKLARTSLLVPVLLVLSVVHGRRRGAVTADGGRVRIRVPWYLVGFVAAAAVRTLGDRVLGDAGGWVALLDAVATSTTALLVLAMAAFGLQTRLSALREVGPRAVAAGLTTAVACAVVATLGALTLT
- a CDS encoding phosphoenolpyruvate carboxykinase, which codes for MTFALPQAKSVVANPTQAELREWVLEYMPRVTETEFGNLNYQARILARLTPSTFFVSDEPTGKQVMPRAEAQQWAEKQDAYIAEQDMVLIEGYVGPDPAFRTGTRLFMEKANSNVPAMQQQLYFDRDDDWTPEFTVIYTPGFRVPEHHEECLILVDLDNYVTRVFGSDYFGESKMGSLRMWNKLVYDRGGLAMHSGAKTFPAESTPDGNERLALIIGLSGTGKTTTTFRNVKGSLPVQDDFIALMPGGTVYTTENGCFAKSFGLDPDDEPTIYGGATRPDAWLESVAVDPETGKVDFFDDSYTANGRVTFPMANIRHRDPKDLPKAHYLFILNRNENLIPAVAKLHPEQAAYYFMLGETKGTSAGGAHEAGKNLRVPGTNPFWFEEESSMGNRFLELLETCDLEVYLFNTGRIGGGDDDDRSKKVRIPHSAAVQEAIVDGTIEWEEDPDFGYLVASTLPGIDDEELLQPRKLYERQGRMDEYRALVDKLETERAEYLAKFATLDQSIVKAG
- a CDS encoding ABC transporter ATP-binding protein → MDEWDQAVSLRGIGVRVDGATLLADVDLEVARGEHLAVLGPNGSGKTTLLRVLSTHRFPTVGEASVLGARFGRTDLRALRARIGFVSTALDELLHVRAPALPLVAAAVTGGLWPPPTVLDDPVVADAAQRALTRVGAGHLAQRRVDTLSQGERQRVRIARALAADPDLLLLDEPFAGLDLGGRESLLRDLDAVLAEPGGPTTVLVTHHLEELPRGVRSALLLREGRPVASGAVDEVLRDGPVSRCFGLAVAVGATQGRFTARAVAADTNLARSTDR
- a CDS encoding bacterioferritin-associated ferredoxin codes for the protein MCHCNVVSDRTIRAAIADGAADVDAVGARCGAGDACGGCVPTIEALLAEAAAAIRTPELVGLRQAARRRLAGHTSFSPGPALARPAAG
- the bfr gene encoding bacterioferritin, yielding MARGDERIIELLNDILTFELTLINQYWLNYRMLDSWGLYGLGAVFKKYSLEEMEDADRYIDRILFLQGHPNLQRMNTVQVGETAQEMLQLAMAREAEAVDKLNAGIALCLEVGDNGTRELLAEAVREEEEHLDFYETQLDAIELVGLQNWLAQFTLGAE
- a CDS encoding acetyl-CoA C-acetyltransferase; translated protein: MPEAVIAAAARTPIGRAFKGSMTELRPDDLTATIIQAAMDQVPSLSPSDVVDLHLGCGLPGGEQGFNMARVVTTLLGWEVPGTTVTRYCSSSLQTTRMAFHAIKAGEGDVFVSAGVEMVSRFVKGNSDSLPDTNNPRFADAQARTQRTAEAGADRWEPADGLPDIYIPMGQTAENVAALRGVSREDQDDFAYASQTRYAKADAEGFWEREITPIQLPNGQTLAKDDSPRPGTEREKLAELQPVFRPNGTVTAGNACPLNDGAAALVIMSDTKAAQLGIQPLARIVSTGVSALDPEIMGLGPVGAIRQALDHAGMTIDDMDIVEINEAFAAQVIPSARELGIDFDKLNPHGGAIAVGHPFGMTGARITGTLLNGLRHRDATFGLESMCVGGGQGMAMVVERLA
- a CDS encoding DUF6027 family protein, encoding MTERLELQRWDGPAGDDAFAGLRADVAAYGHLDPLETLRGLSEASGLPVGALAHYVLARWASGGSEALLELGVSGVDHLARLVAEAERAGTDAARLAAYAAMRDVVAWLRAGIDADPDTPTDD
- a CDS encoding LuxR C-terminal-related transcriptional regulator is translated as MHRSGPILGDPDAVMPPIEPAAESAAGDLLLTAPQYETSTTILVCDARPVFRAGLRTLLAEQEVAGECGVDAVVEHLQLLRPTILVAGLRDDDPETFRVVATAKALHEHLRVLVVADGATVIDLREAVIAGVDSFLLTSASADELRDAVARTAAGERIISPSIAMQLAGSWRQEPRESGASALTPRELEVLQLLAEGLTNQQVGLRLGLSARTVKTHVQNLLVKLDVPDRTGAVARAFRLGLIR
- the greA gene encoding transcription elongation factor GreA, coding for MAETWLSQEAFDRLKDELETLKTEGRPQISAEIEVARGHGDLKENAEYHSAKEEQGKMEARIRQLEALLRDAKIGQPKDTDEVRPGLVVVLDVDGDEEVYLVGSREDHHDELEILSADSPMGTAVVGAKQGDKVSFTTPTGVTLDVEVREIRTP
- a CDS encoding isoprenyl transferase, whose translation is MGVADVVYRVYERRLAEELSGGPLPQHVGVILDGNRRFARERGLDDPSRGHALGAARIDPFLRWCSELGIPYVTLWLLSTENLARDDAEVSQLLTIIEETVRRLASNGRGLRLTAVGALDLLPEDTRRALADVEAATADNDALRVQVAVGYGGRQEITDALRKLLLAGAEAGRSLEDVARELCPEDIGDHLYTTGLPDPDLIIRTSGEVRLSGFLLWQSAHSEYYFCDAYWPDFRRIDFLRALRDYQRRSRRYGR